aaagctaatattacagctagggtctaatttggaatttttccatagtttaaggccaaattgtaacttttatcaaatggaggaccaaactgaaatttgtcataaatccatgaatatactgaaattctgaccttaattaatcctcaattctgtccaggatgtatcattatgcttcagggatcattctggaattttactaaatttttagggtcaaatcgtactttttgttaaattggaggactaaattgaaagtgttaaattatcttatctacacagtaattctgtccataattcatatgttattctgttcagaatctcggaatatgctccagggaccaatttgtaattttccaaagttcggggactaaactgtaattttcggaaattgagggaccaaattgaattttcgtcatcttcaacctccagtccagattttaacagaaaccccactgttctcccctgatttctaactcaaatttcaccatttacacaattctataactcaaaatcatcataatcttccataatcaactaaatcatcaattaaacacaacaatcaacccttaaccttcaatttaattcatcaatttaaaccaaaacacaaattctcaaaaccctaacattcatcaaaactgaaattaaagcttaattaacatattatacatattaaacaacctaaatcttaccttttccacttatttcctccaaatctcttcctttttcccttattttcccttcttttctcttcttcttctttctctcttctctctcacggttctgctctctaatttcagatcactttcccttcttttttttttcttttttttttttttacttcctatttatatttatcaactattggtcaattaccacactacccttcaatcatttataccctctctttaagcctccaagggctttgttgtaatatcctatcttataaatttcaaaacattacactaTTCATTTACATTTTGCATGTATATATACAGAATTGAGGAGCTTATTAAGCCTGAAGGTTTGCTATTCTATAACTGATTACAAGCTGtccataattcaaattcaaacatgAGGATTTGGTGAGTGAGGATTTTGTGGAAGAGTGATTAATTTCCTTATATGCCCCCGCAAGATGGAGGTACCATCAGTAACGCCAATCTTGGATCTTAAGGTTTGAAAGCGTTGACGGGGAAGAGGTTTTGTAAGCAAGTCTGCAAGTTGATCTAAGGTGTGAACATGGTTGACAACAATGCAACCTTTCTGGACAAGATCACGAACAAAGAGAAGATCAATGTCGATGTGTTTCATACGAGTGTGTTGCACTGGATTGAGGCTGAAATGAGTTGCATCAATGTTATCATAGAAAACCTGACGAGGGTTTGTAAGATGTAAACCAAGTTCCTTGATTAAGGAGTGAAGCCAAACTGTTTCAGAGGTTGCAGCTGCTAATGCTTGAAATTCAGCCTCTGTAGAAGACCGTGAGACAGCTCATTGTTTGCGTGCAGACCAAGAAATAGGATTAGAGCCTAGAAAAGTGATGAAAGCAGTGGTAGAGATTCGTGTATCAGTGTTGGCAGCCCAGTCTGCATCAACAAAAGTGTGGAGATTGAAGGGACTGCTATGTTGAATAAGAATTCCATGAAACATTGTTTGCTTGAGATACCAGAGAATTCATTTGGCTGCAGTCCAGTGGCATGCTGTTGGTTTGTGCATGAACTGGGAAAGTCGATTTACTGCAAATGCAATGTCAAGTCTAGTTAGACCAAGATATTGCAGTCCCCCAATAACTTTGCGATATTCTGTGTTGTCTGTAGGAGCTGAGCCATCCGATAAGGTTAATGGAGTGCTGGTGGACAGTGGAGTGTGAACGTCTTTTACCATGTCCATTGATGTCTTAGAGAGTAAATCACTGATGTATTTGTGCCGCGACAGGAAAAGCCCCTTTGCTGTAGAAATGACCTCaatgccaagaaagaaatgaagATGTCCCATGTCTTTTATAGAGAACGATTGACTGAGTTTGGCGATAATAACATCTACAAATGTGGAGACGTTTCCTGTGACAataatgtcatcaacatatacaaGACAATAGCAGAGAACACTGTTAGAGACATATATGAATAGAGATGTGTCCGTAGTTGAGTGAACAAAACCAAATTGCAGAAGAGCATCCCGAAGAGCTTTGTACTACTGGTGAGGTGCCTGTTTCAGGccataaatactttttttaatctgCAAACATAGTCAGGTTTAGAAGCATCCCTAAAGTCAGGAGGTTGATGCAAAACACTGTTTCTTTAAGATTGCCATGAAGAAAGGCATTATTTATGTCAAGCTGCCTAAGAGACCAACCATTAGTGACAGCAAGGGAGAGAATCAAGCGAATGGTAGCTGGTTTGACAACTGGACTAAATGTCTGGGAATAATCAATGCCTGGCCGTTGGTGGAAGCCTTTAGCAACCAGGCGAGCTTTGTACCTGTTGATGGTGCCATCAGGATTGCGTTTTGTTCTGAAAATAAATTTGCATCCGATAAGATTCTGATTAGCTGTAGGAGGAACAAGATCCCAGGTGGCATAATTAAGTAATGCAGTAATTTCTTCTGACATGGCATTGCGCCAAAGTGGATTTTTAAGTGCTTGATTAACACACGTGGGCTTAGGGGAGTCAGGTAATAGGTGTGTTGTGGTGTTGTGAAGCTGTTTTGGTACAAAGATGTTATTCATAGACCGAGTGGTCATATTATGGCGTCTTTGAGAATTAACAGGAGCCTGAGGATTTACCTGAACTATGGAGATGGTAGTGTTTAAATTTGATGTAGGGGGGGAGGTTTTCTTGAAGGACAGTAGAGACTGATGCAGGGAGGGCTTGGCTGGTTAGAGGAATAAGCTGCAGCAGAGGAGCAGAGACAAGAGGAGCAACAGGCGTAGAGGTGGATGGTATTCTATAGGGGAAATGTTTTTTCATCAAAAGTAACATGCCGTGAGATATATAATCATTGAGTAGGCAAATGAAGGCAAAGATATGCACTTTGTGTATTAGAGTAGCCAAGGAACAGACAGGGAACAAACTTGGGTTGAAGTTTGTTTGGGTGATATGGTTTCAGCCAAGGAAAACATAAGCAACCAAACGTTCTGAGTTTGAGATAATTGGGAGTGGTCGCGAACAAGGTTTGAAAGGGAGATTTGTGATGAAGGATAGGAGAGGGTAATCGATTGATTAGGTAGGTGGCTGCTGCAAAGGCATAGGACAAAAAATGAGAAGGAAGATGTGCATGACTAAGAAGCATGGTGCCTGTTCGACAATGTGGCGATGACGACGCTCTGAGACTCCATTTTGCTGAGTGTGTGGGGTTGTGGTGTAATGATTGATGTCGTGGAGGGTAAGAAATGGCTGTAGAGAAACAAATTCTCCACCATTGTCAGAGTAGAGTCCCTTGATATTAGCATTGAACCGATTATGTATCATTTTATGAAACTGAGGAAAAATGATTTTAACATCAGATTTGTTACGAAGGGGAAAGAACCAGACATATTTTGTGAAGTGATCAATGAAGATCACATAGTATTTATGACCTTGAATGCTGATATGTGGTGGTGGTCCCCAAACATCtgtatatattaaatcaaaaggAGCTGAGCTAGTGAGACCATGTTTATGAAAAGGCAGGCGATGAGATTTATTGATAGAACAGGAATCACAAAAATGAGACTTAGAAGAAGTGCTGGAAACAGGAAGAGAGAAGGAGGAGATCATTCGGTCTACAACTTTTGAGGAAGGGTGACTTAGACGTTGATGCCAACCAGGAATGGATGTGCGTTCATGAACCAGTGCAATGAGAGTGGAGGCGTGGGGATGAGGCAGAGGATAAACACCATTCTCACAGGGTCCTTGAAGAAGAGTTTCTCTCGTTTGGGGATCCttgacaaaaaaacaagaaggatgAAATTCAAGGAACACATTGTTGTGTTTAGTAAAATGATGGACtgaaatcaaattttgatttatggTGGGAACACAAAGAGTGTCTTGAATTTGGAATGTTCGGTtaggaaatggaagagaaagagaactTGAGTGAGTGATTTTCAAACCTGAGCCGTCTCCAATAAGCACTTCATCTGTGACATCATATTCAGAGTGCAAGTGCAGATTAGATACTTGAGAGGTGATGTTATGTGATGCAGCAGAATCAATGAGCCAACGTTGATCTGGACTTTGAGAAGCAGTTGTCTGTAGGTTTTCTGGTATGTAACTTAGGACATTGTTTGGCAACATGGCCAAATTGATCACAGTACTGGCATTTGGGAGTATACCTTTGCTGCCTGAAATAACGAGATTGAGGCTTGGAGTCATATCTGTGTGGGGCTGCATGAGAAGACCACGGTTGTTTTTGTGAAAAATTGTGATGCCTGCGCTGAGTATTATGTGCTGTAACAACCAGGGAGGGAGAAGTGATGTCCAGGCGTTTGAGGTAAGACTTATGGCCAATGAGAAGATCATGAAGTTCTTCAAATGAGAGGGCAGATTCTCGTGTACAAATAGGAGCTACCATTTCTCTATATTCAGGCCCTAAGCCATTGAGAGCATAAAGAGTAATATCATCAGCAGAGAGAGGAGCATCAATGAGTGCAAGCTCATCGGCAATAGATTTAATAGAATAGAGAAAGTCTGTGACAGTGTGTGTGCCACGCTGAATGAGTGTAAGATCCTCTTTGAGTTGCATGACTCGTGTTCTGGAATGACTGGCATAAAGCTTGGTCAGTTTGTTCCAGGCTTGAGAAGATGTTTTGGAAGCTGCTATGAAGGGTATCACAGAATTAGACACTGAAGTGAGTATAGCATTCAAAATGAGTTTGTCCTGTCGAAACCAAAAAATGGAGGCAGCAGTAGGTGCTACATCAGGACTCGTGGATGAAGGACATGGGAGTGTGTCATCAATATAACCAAACAGGTTATAACCAAGAAGGAGGGACTCAAACTGTGCATGCCAAGAGGGATAATTTGTTGGGGTGagtttggttgtaatttgttgGATGACATTGATAGCAACAGGAGAAGGGACTGAGGAAGCCATTGCAGAAtcgaaggagaaaaaaaaagaaaggatcaGAATAGAACTCGTTGGAGAAGATGCTATGATACCATAAAGATTTTTAAAGAAACTGTTGATGAAATAAAATCGCTCATACTATTCATTTACATTTTGCATGTATATATACAGAATTGAGGAGCTTATTAAACCTGAAGGTTTGCTATTCTATAACTGATTACAAGCTAtccataattcaaattcaaacgtGAGGATTTGATGCTGGTGAGTGAGGATTTTGTGGAAGAGTGATTGCTTTCCTTATACCTCGGACCACCACTCATAATGAGGCAGGCCTATTCTTGGCACACCAATGGCTTTGTTTCCCAGCTGCTGCACCATCTCATCTAGTGTCATTCGATCCACCAGATCTTTTGCCCTATCCTCAAAGGATAGAGAGGAGTCACAGTGGCCAAATTCTTTCATTTCCAAACCTTGGTTTGCAAACCGTGTAGGCTCACAAACATGAGTGTAGTTCTTAGGACATCAGCAAGGCTAGGAGTAGCTAGTACTTAATAGGGATCTGTGGTGGTTAAGCATAGAGAGTAAAGGAACATCCCTAGCTGTGCAAACAGCTAAGAAAGCAAGAACAAGAAGGAGAATGGCTTTAGCCATtgcatgtgtttgttttttttctctctcaagtAAAGGCACGGTGGATTAAAAAGAAATCTTCACTCCATGCatattgatatgcatgtatttcAAACGGTGTATGAGAAAGAGACAGGATAGGATAAAATCAAGTCAAACACAGATTCGAGGGATTTCATGCATTTTTAGAAATTGCAATATCTAAACTGTTTAAAATCTTTACTGTTATATGGTGGTTAgaattcttaattgaaaatcttAGTCTAAGCTTGTTTTCCTATCTGTTAACTAGAAAGCCATAAAATCTTACGGTAAAATCTtatgatttctttgtttttatagttaaatttaatttattggttagttttttattataaaatctgatgagggtttttttttttgttaatattttggaattatatgaatgtttattaaatttggtcatAAGCTCGCTGCTAGAAAGCCATTTTGGTCTTTGGAGCAATAGTACATCTGTTTGCTTGACAGTGAACGTTAATCAAGCCTACAGCAGCTACCAAAGagtatttttcaattcatcGAATTCATCCCAAGCTTGACACTTGATGATAGCCGCAACAGGAACTTGCCAGAATGGATATTTAAACAAATCTGGAATGTGCTAAAAGCAtgaaaactaagaagaaaacatGATTGCTAGCAATTCCTCAAACACATAATCTTATCTCTGTACGAAGTGAAttgtattgattttaatttctctCCTCCACAATTCCTCAAGCAACTGAGATTGCAACCACAACCAAAACACTACCATTTGATTAATTTCTAGTAGATTTTCCTGACAGCTAAAACAACAGAGAAAAAACAGACCACACCCATTCCTATTGCCCAGTATCCATCTCCTCGACTTTCATTTGAGCTTTGCCCTTGCATTTCCAAGGAAAAACAATGCAGTTGTTGCAGCAGCCACATTTCTAAAACACAGCACAAACCCCAATTGCCTCCTTTCTTCTCCATCTTCCTTAATTTCCTCCATCTTGCAacatcctaaaaaaataaatagaaaagggcTACATTATCCTTTGATGAGTAATTGTAGGTGACAATGGTTGATTGGCAATTGAGACATTTCACACAATTtggcgtgtgtgtgtgtgtatttttttaaaaaatagaaataataaataaaataatttaattaattaggttttcTATTAtgccctttatatatatatatatattatgatcaTGGCATGGtcataaaattactaaaaccatttatgaacagtgcaattatgTACTTCAATCAATacaaaggaagagaaaaaaatcgaTTACTTGTCCAGAAAACTTCCAGTGCCACAATTAATTACCTGTCACTTGCGAGAGCTGATGAGCCGCAAACAATCATATGGATGAGCGTTAACCTTCATGAAACTACCATTATGTTAAAATCAAAGTCTCATGCTTTGACAGCTCCTCCAGCAAACTACTCCTCGGGTAGACAAGCTTGTTAGCCATGACAGATGCAATACAGCTTTGTGCCTATCTGGATTAACCTGCTCTGTTTCCATCAAGGCTTCAGTTTCACTGCCTTTTACCTATCAACAAGTCCCACCGTCATATTATGAGCTTTATCAAAGCTTCCAAAAACATCCTCTTACCGTCCCATGTTATCCACAAAACAATTTATTCACACATCTCCTTCCAGACATGGTTGtagcttttccttttcttcactGGGTCAAAAAGGTTGTTATCACTGCAATACCCAGAAATGATACTAACATCAAGTTGAGACGATTCTTTGGTTGTTTCTGTCCAATGGATGCCAGGAACTCAGACAAAGGTTTTGATCCCCAACCTACAAACTCCTTAGCTTTGACTTACCTTTATTCTcatcatgtattgttttttattgtttctcttCCTTCCTTTCATTAGTCCATGTTCTTTCATTCATTCAAATTATCAGACATGAGAAGTTTATCTGCAAAATCACAAATCCCTCGTCCTTCTTCAGAATCATCATTTAAGCCACAGCCATAGTTCTATTCAAACTCAAAATTTATCTGCATAATtctattctcttcttcttcaaaatatttgttttggtcATCATAAAGATGCTTTAATGTGCCTGTAGGCATCCCAAATCAGCACTTTGATCCAGCAGATTTAACAAGGAAAAAACCCTAATAGTGCTACCAATAATCACTGCAAGAACAAATGCCATTCTTGAAGTGGTGAAAGCGGCCAGAATCTCTAACAACAATCTTGCGTCCTACAATCTTTGAAATAAGCTTAATAACAGAGTGACAATCCCCACATACACGAAGATTCTTCATGACTGTTATTGTGCTACCCTCCACGGTGCTAACTAGCCCAAACGCAATGGCAAGCCTCTCACTGTGAAAAGACAACATCTCTTCCTTCTGCTCATCCTCGACATCATGTAGAGCAAATTTTTTATCAGGAACATGACCAAATTCCTTCAACTTTTTTCCCAACCAGTCCAGCTTTTCATATATTCTCTCACTTAGAGGATGGGATCTGTCTGCAGAAAGAAACTCATGTTTCTTTCCCCTCAAAACTACCCAACTGGATCCTGGTTGTTTCACAAGTCCTCCCTGTTTCATCTTCACTCTCATTCTAGAGACATCAGCCCATTTACCAGCAGATGCATATATATTAGACAACAAGACATAGGCAGAACTACAATTTGGCTCTAGATCAAGAATGTGTTTTGCAGCTCTTTCAGCAACCTCCAAATTAGAATGCACCCTACAAGCACTTAGCAAAGCAAGCCATATCATTGAATTCGCTTTCACAGGCATATATCTAACTAAGTCCTCTGCTTCATCCAACTTCCCACATCTTCCCAAGATGTCCACCATACAAGCATAGTGCTGGACCCTCAATACATTGGATTTATATCGACTGATATACTCAAAAAAGCACCTCCCCTTCAGTAACATCCCAGAACGGCTACAAGCAGAAAGCAAACCAGTGAATGTGATCTCATCTGGATCTACCCCTCTACGTATCATTTGGTTAAAGAAAATCAACGCCCACAGGCCAAAACCATGTTGTGCGCTTCCAACAATAATTGAGTTCCACGAGACAATATCCTTCTCATTAATGTTCCTAAAGACAGCAACAGCAGAATTTACATTTCCACACTCTGTGTACATGACTACAAGAGAATTACCAACGAAGACATCAGTTTCCAACCCTAGTTTAATAGCCATAGTGTGGATCTCTTTACCCTTATCAAGAGCCTCTAATCCACAACATGCATTCAAAGTAATAGAGAAAGTAGATTGATTTGGAAGAACACCCATCTTAGTCATGTCACCAAAAACCCTCAATGCATCCCGATGCTTATTATTCCATACATATCCCGTCAAAAGCGCCGTCCATTTTACAACATTTTTAATCAGTGTCTCATTAAAAATCTTGTGAGCATGCTCTATTTTCATGCAATTTGCATAAAACGTTATAAGTGATACTGATataaactcatgaaaaaaacatcCTAACTTAACAACATGACCATGAACTTGAACACCCAAATTAAACTCCGCTGAATGGGCACAAGCTGACAAAACACAAGCAAACGTGCTCCAAGTTGGCTCAACACCAGAACGCAACATcttcttaaaaacaaacaaggcttCTTCACTCTTCCCATTTAGGTCAAGCCCTCCAATCATCGAAGTCCATGAAATGACATCTCTAACAGGCATTTCTTCAAACAACCTGACACCCTCTTCAACTCTCCCATTCTCAAAATACCCATGAACCATAGCATTCCACGCCGCAACATCCTTCACTTGCATATCCAGAAACAACCTCTGGGCAAGCTCGACTCTCCCAAACTTCAAGTAGCCATGTACCATCGTCGTCCAAGAGATAACATTCTTCTCAGGCATTTCATCAAATAACCTTGTAGCCATACCTAAATTCCCACAATCTAAACACCCTTTTATCATCGAATTCCAAGAAACCACATCTCTAACAGACATCCTATCAAACAGTTTCAAAGCATCACATAGCCTGTCATTTCTCGTATACCCAGCAATCATCTTGGTGTACAGATGAAGACCTGGAGATGGGATTTTATCAAAAATGAGGCGAGCTTGGTCCAGTCTCTGGTTCTTAAGGTGATTAGCGAGCGAGGCAGTGTGAGAGAGAGTGATTGTTCTAGTGTAACGCGTAACATGAGCCATGAAAATGAAGAAGGGTTTGCACTTCGCAGGCTTTGGTGTGAATAATGGGAAGTATAAGGAGTGAAGTTGAAAATCGGAAAAGCTGGGGTGAGgatttgaagttttgaaataTGGCGCCAGTCTGGAAGACGAAGGCCAACTGTCATTA
This genomic interval from Populus alba chromosome 1, ASM523922v2, whole genome shotgun sequence contains the following:
- the LOC118057972 gene encoding pentatricopeptide repeat-containing protein At5g46460, mitochondrial, with protein sequence MAHVTRYTRTITLSHTASLANHLKNQRLDQARLIFDKIPSPGLHLYTKMIAGYTRNDRLCDALKLFDRMSVRDVVSWNSMIKGCLDCGNLGMATRLFDEMPEKNVISWTTMVHGYLKFGRVELAQRLFLDMQVKDVAAWNAMVHGYFENGRVEEGVRLFEEMPVRDVISWTSMIGGLDLNGKSEEALFVFKKMLRSGVEPTWSTFACVLSACAHSAEFNLGVQVHGHVVKLGCFFHEFISVSLITFYANCMKIEHAHKIFNETLIKNVVKWTALLTGYVWNNKHRDALRVFGDMTKMGVLPNQSTFSITLNACCGLEALDKGKEIHTMAIKLGLETDVFVGNSLVVMYTECGNVNSAVAVFRNINEKDIVSWNSIIVGSAQHGFGLWALIFFNQMIRRGVDPDEITFTGLLSACSRSGMLLKGRCFFEYISRYKSNVLRVQHYACMVDILGRCGKLDEAEDLVRYMPVKANSMIWLALLSACRVHSNLEVAERAAKHILDLEPNCSSAYVLLSNIYASAGKWADVSRMRVKMKQGGLVKQPGSSWVVLRGKKHEFLSADRSHPLSERIYEKLDWLGKKLKEFGHVPDKKFALHDVEDEQKEEMLSFHSERLAIAFGLVSTVEGSTITVMKNLRVCGDCHSVIKLISKIVGRKIVVRDSGRFHHFKNGICSCSDYW